From Trichoderma atroviride chromosome 1, complete sequence, one genomic window encodes:
- a CDS encoding uncharacterized protein (EggNog:ENOG41), whose translation MSNEPPKYPAAVESYIKDDDGDLPYRLRVISNKDNNNGKDTYKSTRTRVVQQGTNTVAADNSAISETGTWEIVDPGEALKLDSEDVLYRLACECEDLFEQLQDAFLNTKPKASDTEQCTEFQQRFSIWVAYLGVFAEKSQCLDTRLQNFPDLQDLATRLLDILRCSLHQYKDGINSQKRNQASTSPDKSQFEVSSRLSASLAAIDNTLVRLNRLGVTIRQSSQEKIHIRAEKSTAHLDLTLFTYFCANAVQTLYPNAHQHLKDYLKESMMNRYKKMIHHNSRYIKLRTPRESYTKLPSIPEVPNNKSPTDIPVIQQAETVPASVYRSGAHVITAPSQSDLSSVNIQRIRDRFRPPDEASTKFHRTSSVQVNQGNYPRPPIMNKNEDIFAFEWCSEPLDKKALSESEWRRHIDRDLKPYICLSEECQEVHPVYSTFNEWYSHMNCHSRRWYRQIYLSPTWVCTICEFNSGVYSNPQDLYSHLQESHDGDYTNEQLRVISQQSKIKQPRAWDNCLLCGFTVEEEDTEGTTGFLNEQTEN comes from the exons ATGTCCAATGAACCGCCAAAGTATCC CGCTGCCGTAGAATCGTACATaaaagatgacgatggcgaccTCCCATACAGGTTGAGGGTAATCAGCAACAAAGATAACAACAACGGCAAGGATACCTATAAAAGTACGAGAACTAGAGTGGTACAGCAAGGGACCAACACAGTGGCAGCAGACAATTCAGCCATCTCAGAGACCGGGACCTGGGAAATTGTTGACCCTGGAGAGGCGCTGAAACTCGATTCCGAAGATGTTCTTTATAGGCTGGCTTGTGAATGTGAGGACCTTTTCGAGCAACTGCAAGACGCATTCCTGAACACAAAGCCTAAAGCTTCAGATACTGAGCAATGTACAGAATTCCAGCAACGATTTTCTATATGGGTTGCATATCTTGGAGTGTTTGCTGAGAAAAGCCAATGTCTTGATACAAGACTACAAAACTTCCCTGACCTTCAGGATCTTGCGACTCGATTACTGGATATCCTCCGCTGCAGTCTGCATCAGTATAAAGATGGAATAAACTCTCAAAAAAGGAACCAGGCCTCAACAAGCCCCGATAAATCCCAATTTGAGGTTTCTTCAAGGCTATCAGCATCACTAGCAGCAATTGACAATACGCTCGTTCGACTGAACCGTCTTGGTGTTACAATTCGCCAATCGAGCCAAGAGAAGATCCATATACGAGCCGAGAAATCTACCGCACATCTTGATTTGACATTATTCACATATTTTTGCGCAAACGCTGTGCAAACCCTATATCCTAATGCTCACCAACACCTCAAAGACTATCTCAAAGAGTCGATGATGAATAGATACAAAAAGATGATACATCACAACTCTCGCTATATAAAGCTTAGGACCCCCCGAGAGTCATATACGAAATTGCCATCTATCCCGGAAGTACCCAATAACAAGTCACCAACCGACATTCCCGTTATCCAGCAAGCGGAGACAGTCCCAGCTTCAGTTTATCGCTCTGGAGCACATGTAATCACAGCACCCTCTCAATCTGACTTATCCAGCGTCAACATTCAACGGATCAGGGACCGCTTCAGGCCGCCCGATGAAGCATCAACAAAGTTTCATCGAACATCATCAGTCCAAGTGAACCAGGGCAATTATCCACGGCCACCCATCATGAACAAGAATGAAGATATCTTCGCTTTTGAGTGGTGTTCTGAGCCGCTTGATAAGAAAGCACTCTCGGAAAGTGAATGGCG TCGACATATAGATCGAGATCTCAAGCCGTATATTTGCCTCTCAGAAGAATGTCAAGAAGTGCACCCAGTCTATTCTACCTTTAATGAATGGTATAGCCACATGAATTGTCACAGTCGGCGTTGGTATCGGCAGATATATCTGTCACCTACCTGGGTATGTACTATTTGCGAGTTTAATTCAGGCGTGTATAGCAACCCGCAAGATTTATACTCGCATCTCCAAGAATCGCATGATGGGGACTATACGAATGAGCAACTTCGTGTTATTTCGCAACAGAGCAAGATAAAGCAACCAAGGGCGTGGGATAATTGTCTTTTGTGCGGATTTACAGTAGAGGAGGAAGATACTGAGGGCACAACGGGGTTTCTTAACGAACAAACGGAAAATTAA
- a CDS encoding uncharacterized protein (EggNog:ENOG41) yields the protein MQMPVCANQQPTKTRRDWNQLNHNWPLISHARYHRMGQSMRPSRRSDFDIAIICTLSLEYDAVSYIFDEFWDEDGDQYGRAAGDTNHYTTGRMGNYSVVLALLPQMGKAGAASAAASMRSSYTGVRLALLTGVCGSVPHVGQHEEIFLGDVIISKTVFQYDFGWQLSDGFVHKNTVEDNLGQAIKISVASSPRSRPIGASIGSKNELRISSSNFKATLPKEGARPSMITQERRKTNYLSRHTDTSIINRRPVFAAIVSKTQTLSAIRGLAHHV from the coding sequence ATGCAGATGCCGGTTTGCGCAAATCAACAACCTACCAAGACAAGAAGGGATTGGAACCAATTAAATCATAACTGGCCGCTAATATCTCATGCTAGGTACCATAGGATGGGACAATCTATGCGACCTTCTCGCCGCAGCGACTTCGACATCGCAATCATCTGCACTCTGTCGCTTGAGTACGATGCGGTTTCATACATCTTCGACGAGTTCTgggacgaagatggcgatcAGTATGGACGAGCGGCGGGCGATACCAATCACTATACCACTGGCCGTATGGGCAACTACAGCGTCGTCCTAGCCCTTTTGCCACAGATGGGCAAGGCCGGCGCAGCCAGCGCGGCAGCAAGCATGCGGTCGAGCTATACCGGCGTGCGGCTTGCTCTCCTTACAGGCGTGTGTGGGAGTGTGCCCCATGTTGGTCAACATGAAGAGATCTTCCTGGGCGATGTGATCATCAGCAAGACTGTCTTCCAGTATGATTTTGGCTGGCAGTTATCAGATGGGTTTGTACACAAGAATACCGTCGAGGATAATCTTGGCCAGGCAATAAAGATATCCGTAGCCTCGTCACCACGTTCGAGACCGATCGGGGCCTCGATCGGCTCGAAAAACGAACTGAGAATTTCCTCAAGCAACTTCAAGGCAACGCTGCCCAAAGAAGGCGCCAGGCCAAGTATGATTACCCAGGAACGGCGGAAGACAAACTATTTGAGCCGACACACCGACACAAGCATCATAAATCGCCGTCCTGTATTTGCCGCCATTGTGTCAAAGACTCAGACCCTGTCTGCGATAAGGGGCTTAGCTCACCATGTATAG
- a CDS encoding uncharacterized protein (EggNog:ENOG41~BUSCO:EOG092D47GJ): MADTEQSEAPVELQGRNVIYCGVCTLPPEYCEYGGTVRKCQEWLEKHHPDMYSRIWSPEALEAATAALSVDAQKRAAKDAQKKAAKAEAAEQKQASKLASSVVTIKRIERNKKKFVTAVIGLEAFGLDLKKVAKDFGKKFATGSSVTKLPSGGEEIVVQGDVSDELEEFILEKYKDVPEDNIELVDDKKKK; the protein is encoded by the exons ATGGCAGACACAGAGCAATCCGAGGCGCCCGTGGAGCTGCAGGGCAGAAATGTGATTTACTGTGGAG TGTGTACTCTGCCGCCAGAG TACTGCGAGTATGGCGGCACCGTCAGAAAATGCCAGGAATGGCTCGAGAAGCACCACCCGGACATGTATTCCAGGATATGGTCCCCCGAAGCCCTAGAAGCAGCCACCGCTGCCCTCTCCGTCGATGCGCAGAAGAGAGCCGCCAAGGATGcgcagaagaaggctgccaaggccgaggctgcagagcagaagcaggcgAGCAAACTGGCCTCGAGCGTCGTCACCATTAAGCGAAtcgagagaaacaagaaaaagttTGTCACGGCCGTTATTGGATTGGAAGCGTTTGGTTTGGATCTGAAAAAG GTTGCCAAGGATTTTGGAAAGAAATTCGCAACGGGATCTTCTGTTACAAAGCTTCCTAGCGGCGGTGAAGAAATCGTGGTACAAGGAGACGTCAGCGACGAACTAGAAGAGTTCATTCTGGAAAAGTACAAGGATGTACCGGAAGACAATATCGAGCTAGTggatgacaagaagaagaaatga
- a CDS encoding uncharacterized protein (EggNog:ENOG41), with the protein MMHPGHYSSDDTDFSDTSSDVDMNTLQQRPQQTEDRSKAIARHIAIHLQVLMLLTLRFAALQKDDNNLVDDDLKSDDVDIDEENSSSKGNDSENFSDINSRRDVGMEDMDDEDGSGAAKDLDTDLMEDDIPVPDTDLGLDDIPRQYDGLIAEDDTFLNEVIESGAWQSWQNKPREPICHDPEDYTIVWICATRTEYTAAQAFLDDIHKEPGYEEPGYFYGYTFGQIGRHNIVLLFPSAKRIYRQSPVVTVVRNIPYHFHNIRFCLSVGSGGGAPSAKHDIRLGDVIVGYSPAEREGSVIQYKTRQIPEVLRAAIDRLTLLYAMERHTLKEAIDTTLDKNQSLGESYKRPATDRLYQSHFVHRSDSENNCAVVCGDDPSSFVQRPERVEDGPTIHYGLIASAYAPMKDALVRDKLSELKDILCFEQEATGFSGGFPCLVIRGICDYSDSHHNERWQGYAAMTTAAFAKQLLCEISPGSVEAEPRYRDIISIKS; encoded by the coding sequence ATGATGCATCCTGGTCACTACAGTTCCGACGACACTGACTTTTCAGACACCTCTTCTGACGTGGATATGAATACTCTTCAACAAAGACCACAGCAGACAGAAGACCGTTCAAAGGCTATAGCCCGTCACATTGCGATACATTTGCAAGTGCTAATGCTTTTGACATTGCGCTTTGCAGCCTTGCAAAAAGACGATAACAACCTGGTGGATGATGATCTGAAGAGTGATGATGTCGACATCGACGAGGAAAATAGCTCCTCAAAAGGCAACGACTCAGAAAACTTTTCAGACATCAACTCCAGGAGAGATGTCGGCATGGAAGacatggacgacgaagatggctcAGGAGCCGCTAAGGATTTGGATACTGACTTGATGGAGGATGACATCCCAGTTCCCGACACAGACCTGGGCCTCGACGATATTCCTAGACAATACGATGGCTTGATAGCCGAGGATGACACTTTTTTAAACGAAGTAATTGAATCTGGAGCTTGGCAGTCTTGGCAAAATAAACCAAGAGAGCCCATATGCCATGATCCTGAGGACTATACCATTGTATGGATCTGTGCTACCCGCACCGAGTATACTGCCGCCCAAGCGTTTCTCGACGACATTCACAAGGAGCCTGGATATGAAGAACCTGGATATTTCTATGGTTATACATTTGGCCAAATTGGACGACATAATAttgttcttttgtttccttccgcaaaaagaatatatagaCAATCACCTGTGGTAACAGTTGTAAGAAACATCCCATATCACTTTCATAACATCAGATTCTGCTTGTCAGTTGGAAGTGGTGGCGGCGCTCCTAGCGCAAAGCATGACATCCGACTTGGCGACGTTATAGTGGGTTATTCTCctgcagagagagaaggcagTGTGATTCAGTATAAAACCAGACAAATACCAGAGGTTTTACGAGCAGCCATCGACAGACTTACGTTGCTGTATGCAATGGAGAGGCATACCCTGAAAGAGGCAATCGACACCACACTTGATAAGAACCAAAGCCTGGGAGAGAGTTATAAACGACCTGCCACTGATAGGCTCTACCAGTCGCATTTCGTCCATCGCTCAGACAGCGAGAACAATTGTGCGGTAGTCTGTGGTGATGACCCATCCAGCTTTGTTCAGCGACCTGAACGGGTCGAGGACGGTCCGACGATCCACTATGGCCTCATTGCTTCAGCATATGCACCTATGAAAGATGCTCTAGTTCGAGATAAATTGAGTGAGCTAAAGGATATTCTTTGCTTTGAACAGGAAGCTACGGGGTTCAGTGGCGGTTTTCCATGTCTAGTAATTCGCGGCATCTGCGACTACTCAGACTCACATCACAACGAAAGATGGCAAGGCTATGCAGCCATGACAACCGCGGCATTTGCAAAGCAACTTCTTTGTGAAATATCTCCAGGATCAGTGGAAGCTGAACCAAGGTATCGCGATATTATAAGCATCAAGTCTTGA